From the Phoenix dactylifera cultivar Barhee BC4 chromosome 10, palm_55x_up_171113_PBpolish2nd_filt_p, whole genome shotgun sequence genome, one window contains:
- the LOC103697815 gene encoding uncharacterized protein LOC103697815, with translation MSGFVGAFWGTRTLEIVKRNYSPGLLWKRIKLTTTRKANAKKRLRRIWQNEAILRACAEPPATKTSN, from the exons atgagTGGATTCGTGGGGGCGTTTTGGGGGACGCGGACGCTGGAGATCGTGAAGCGGAACTACTCCCCAGGTCTTCTATGGAAGAGGATCAAGCTCACCACCACCCGCAAGGCCAACGCCAAGAAGCGCCTCCGCCGCATCTGGCAG AATGAGGCAATCTTGAGGGCTTGTGCTGAACCACCAGCAACAAAAACATCAAATTGA